The DNA segment CGTCGTCGGAGATGCCTCCCAAGCCGTCCTCGCCCCAACGGTATGCGCGGGAACGGGCCTGGTCGTGGGTGAAATAGTTCCAGGCGTCGCCCGATTCGCTGTAGTCCTCCCGCACTGTCCCCCATTGCCGCTCGGACAGGTAGGGACCCCATTTTTTCCAAGGCACGTTCTGGTTGCGAGCTTCCTTGAGTCTGCTGTGTTCAATAGTCATGTGCGAAATTTGAAGTGGAGAAATATGGCTTAATTTTAACCATTAAAAAATATCGTTATGCTCGGTCATGTGTCCGTTCCGCGATAATCATGATTGATTATAAGGCTATCGCGGGGCGGGGCGGCACCGAAACTTGCTACAAGCGGATGCCTAGCGGCCAAAAGCATTCGTTTGATGGTGTATAAATTTAGTTGCGAGCTAGACTTGAACTTCGAACAGCGGGGCGATCGATTTCAGCCGCCGGCCATGGCGTTATAATAGCCCGTAAATTGACTGCAAGTCATCGCGGCTGGAATACCGGTTGAAGACTTTCCAGCGGAAGCGCTTTTTGCAATAACCTTGTCAAACCTGATCCTTGGATTTTGGTGAATAGCTGTATGGATTATGAGTAAATCAATTGCCCAATTAATGACCAGGGATGTGGTTCAAGTCAGCCCCCAAACCACCTTGGGGCAATGCGCGGAGCTGATGGCTCGCCATCGAATCAGTTCGCTGATCATCGGCGAGCATGATTTGCCCGTGGGTATCCTGACCGAGCGCGATGTGGTGCGGTTGCTGAGTCAAAATGCGCCGCTGGATCAGTCGGTCTCGGCGCTGATGACGGTCAAGCTGGTGACGGTACCGGCCGAGACCGATTACCGCGATGCTTATCATCTGTTCGTGTTGCACAACATTCGTCATTTGGTGGTGGTCGAGGATGACGGTCGCTTGGCCGGCATCGTCACCGAGACCGACTTTCGCCGCAATGCCGGCGTCGAGGAGTTCATCGGTTTGCGCACTGTGGCTTCCATCATGGATCAGTCCGTATTGATGCTGGCACCGAATAGCCGTGTGATTGATGCCGCGGCGATGATGCATAGTCGGCGCACCAGTTGCGCGGTGGTGGTGGAAGGGCTTAAGCCGATTGGCATCGTCACCGAACGCGACATGGTCAGGTTGTATCGGCATAGGGCGGGAGAAGTGCTTATCCGCGACATCATGTCGTCTCCGGTGGCGACGGCCGAGCCGGAACATGTGGTGGTCGATGTGGTTCAGCGCATGCAAATCGAGGCGATACGGCATCTAGTGGTGGTGAATGCGCGCGGCGAAACGCTGGCGGTGGTCACCGAGCACGATGTGGTGAAGCACACCGAGGGCCAGTATGTCGAATTATTAAACCGGATTATCCATGAGCAAGTGGTCGAGCTGGAACTGAAACAGGCGAAAATCGACGAGCTGATGCTGCAATCGGCATTGACCGAAAGCGAGAAGCGCTTGCGGCATCTGCAAGCCAGTACCATTAATGACAAGGCCCTGCTCAGAACCCTGATCGACCACATTCCAGACCTGATATTTCTGAAAAACACCGAGGGTGTCTACCTGGGTTTCAACAAGGCCTGCGAAGGTTTTTTTGGCGTAGAGGAAAGTGCCGTGGTCGGTAAAACCGATTTCGACTTCGTCAATCCGGAAACGGCGGAATTCTTTCGGCAAAAGGACAGGGAAGTGATGGTATCCGGGCAAGCCCATATCAATGAGGAATGGGTGGTATATCCCGATGGACACCGCGAATGCCTGGAAACCCTGAAAACGCCTTATTTGAGCGAACAGGGCGAATTGTTGGGCATGATAGGCATCAGCCGCAATATCACCAAGCGTAAAAAAGCCGATCGGGTACTGCGGGAGAGCGAGGAAAAGCTGCGGTCGCTGTTCGAAATGGCACCGCTAGGTATTGCCCGCAATGCCATGGATGGCCGATTTATCGAAGCCAACAAGGCTTTGCTGGATATGGTCGGTTATTCGCTGGATGAACTGAAACAACTCAGTTATTGGCGCTTGACGCCGGATGACTACGGGATACAGGAGACGCTGCAACTGCGGGCGTTGGAGAAAAGCGGGCGCTACGGTCCTTACGAAAAGGAATATCTGCATCGCGATGGGCGGCGGATTCCGGTACGTTTGAACGGCGTGCTGATTACCGGCAGCGATGGTAGCCGTTATATCTGGTCTATCGTCGAAGACATTTCCGAGCGTAAGCGGGCCGAAGAGGAAATGCAACTGGCGTCGATGGTGTATATGAACAGCGGCGAGGCCATGCTGGTAACCGACGCCGACGGCTTAATCATCACCACTAATCCGGCATTTACCGAGTTGACCGGCTACAGCCCGGAAGAAGTGCTAGGCCAGACGCCGCGTATCTTGAACTCGGGGCTGCACGACCGGTTTTTCTATGACGCGATGTGGCAGAAACTGAATAACATGGGGTTTTGGCAAGGCGAGATCTGGAACAAGCGCAAAAACGGCGAGATTTACGCCGAGTGGCTGACCATCAACACCATTTATAAGGACAACGGATCCTGTTACCGCCGGGTAGCCTTGTTCTCCGATATTACCGACAAGAAAAAGGCCGAGGAGATGATCTGGATGCAGGCCAACTTCGATCCGTTGACTGGCTTGCCCAACCGGCGCATGTTTAACGATAGGCTGAATCAGGAAATCAAAAAAGCCCACCGCGCCGGTCAGCCGTTGGCACTGATGTTCATCGATCTGGACCGCTTCAAGGAAATCAACGACATTCTGGGGCATGACATGGGCGACCTGCTATTGCGGGAAGCGGCCAACCGTTTGAGCAGCTGTGTACGGGAGACCGATACCGTTGCCCGTCTGGGCGGCGACGAATTCACCGTGATCGTCACGGCGCTGGACGATACCGGCAGCGTCGAGCGCATCGCTCAGGACATTTTGCGCAAACTGTCCGGCCCGTTTCAACTGGACAACGAAACCTTGTATATCTCGGCCAGTATCGGCATCACTTTTTATCCCGACGACGCCACCGACATCGAAGAATTGCGCAAAAACGCCGATCAGGCCATGTATTCGGCCAAACATCAGGGCCGGAATCGCTTTAGTTATTACACGCCGTCAATGCGCGATCTTGCCCGCAAACGCATGCGCTTGGCCAACGACTTGCGGATTGCCATGGCCGAGGAACAATTCCGGGTTCATTATCAGCCGATAGTCGATCTGAACGATGGGAGTATTCGCAAGGCCGAAGCCTTGATACGCTGGCAACATCCCGATCGCGGGCTGATCAGCCCCAGCGAGTTTATCGGTATCGCCGAGGAAACCGGCAGAATCGTCGAAATCGGCGACTGGGTGTTTCACGAAGCCACTTTGCAGGTCAAACATTGGCGGCAACATTTTCGCGCCGATTTTCAGGTCAGCGTCAATAAGTCCCCGGTCCAATTTCAAAACGATGAAACTCTGTATAGGGGCTGGATAGCTCAATTGCAGAACTTGGGTTTACCCGGCGACAGCGTGGTGATAGAAATCACCGAGAGCCTTTTGCTGGACAGCAAACAAATCGTCAACGACAAACTGCTGCTGTTCCGAGATGTGGGCATCCAGGTAGCAATCGACGATTTCGGTACCGGCTATTCCTCGCTGGCCTACCTAAAACTGTACGATATCGATTATTTGAAAATCGACCAGTCCTTCGTTCGCAACTTAAAGCCCGACTCCAGCGATCTGGTGGTGTGCGAGGCGATCATTGCGATGGCGCACAAGTTGGGCATGAAAGTCATCGCGGAGGGAGTGGAAACAGTAGATCAGCGCGACTTATTGCTTGCGGCCGGCTGCGATTGCGGACAAGGCTTTTTATTCTCGAAACCACTGCCGGCCAAGGAATTCGACGCGTTGTTAAGCAGGTTGAGTCTAGGGCCAGTCGATTGCGCCGTCGAATAGGGTTAAAGAGTGCGTGGTTCACTCGGAACGGGGCAGTGAGACTTAGGAGATTTATGGAAATCAATATATCCTCTCCGAGAAATTTGCCGTTGGCTGAGCGGAGTCGAAGTCAACTATTCGCTTCGACTACTTCGGCTTAGCTCAGCATACGTCCGCTCGGCGAACAATAATATTTAGAGTAAGGTTGGTTTTCGAACACGGGAGGTGGTTCATGACTGTTCGCGGCGGCGCCTGTATCAATGGTAAGGATAGGTTTGGATGAACGGTATGCCCGAGTGTATTCAAACTGGCGGCGAAATGGCAGGCATGGAACTGTTGGGCACCGTGGTTTCGAT comes from the Methylomonas sp. LL1 genome and includes:
- a CDS encoding EAL domain-containing protein; amino-acid sequence: MSKSIAQLMTRDVVQVSPQTTLGQCAELMARHRISSLIIGEHDLPVGILTERDVVRLLSQNAPLDQSVSALMTVKLVTVPAETDYRDAYHLFVLHNIRHLVVVEDDGRLAGIVTETDFRRNAGVEEFIGLRTVASIMDQSVLMLAPNSRVIDAAAMMHSRRTSCAVVVEGLKPIGIVTERDMVRLYRHRAGEVLIRDIMSSPVATAEPEHVVVDVVQRMQIEAIRHLVVVNARGETLAVVTEHDVVKHTEGQYVELLNRIIHEQVVELELKQAKIDELMLQSALTESEKRLRHLQASTINDKALLRTLIDHIPDLIFLKNTEGVYLGFNKACEGFFGVEESAVVGKTDFDFVNPETAEFFRQKDREVMVSGQAHINEEWVVYPDGHRECLETLKTPYLSEQGELLGMIGISRNITKRKKADRVLRESEEKLRSLFEMAPLGIARNAMDGRFIEANKALLDMVGYSLDELKQLSYWRLTPDDYGIQETLQLRALEKSGRYGPYEKEYLHRDGRRIPVRLNGVLITGSDGSRYIWSIVEDISERKRAEEEMQLASMVYMNSGEAMLVTDADGLIITTNPAFTELTGYSPEEVLGQTPRILNSGLHDRFFYDAMWQKLNNMGFWQGEIWNKRKNGEIYAEWLTINTIYKDNGSCYRRVALFSDITDKKKAEEMIWMQANFDPLTGLPNRRMFNDRLNQEIKKAHRAGQPLALMFIDLDRFKEINDILGHDMGDLLLREAANRLSSCVRETDTVARLGGDEFTVIVTALDDTGSVERIAQDILRKLSGPFQLDNETLYISASIGITFYPDDATDIEELRKNADQAMYSAKHQGRNRFSYYTPSMRDLARKRMRLANDLRIAMAEEQFRVHYQPIVDLNDGSIRKAEALIRWQHPDRGLISPSEFIGIAEETGRIVEIGDWVFHEATLQVKHWRQHFRADFQVSVNKSPVQFQNDETLYRGWIAQLQNLGLPGDSVVIEITESLLLDSKQIVNDKLLLFRDVGIQVAIDDFGTGYSSLAYLKLYDIDYLKIDQSFVRNLKPDSSDLVVCEAIIAMAHKLGMKVIAEGVETVDQRDLLLAAGCDCGQGFLFSKPLPAKEFDALLSRLSLGPVDCAVE